A window of the Nocardia sp. NBC_01329 genome harbors these coding sequences:
- a CDS encoding cysteine desulfurase-like protein, giving the protein MTYDVARVRGLIPSVADGWINLAPQAGMLVPDSVSRAVSIGFRSSSFSHLGRHGAAKRSADILHDARVAVADLVGADPSGVVLGPDRAVLLAWLAESLSSRLGLGTGIVLSRLDDEANVAPWLRIANRYGAHVRWAEVEIETCEMPAWQFEELIGPTARLVAITAASPIVGSAPSVRVAAERVHEVGGLLVADAVGAAPYALIGIDDLNADVVALSAPSWGGPQVGALVFRDPAFLDRIPSMALNPYAKGPERLEVGGHQYALLAGLTTSIDYLAGLDERAAGTRRERLELSITSLQDYHDQLFDHLMSTLEKITGLTVIGRASTRIPTVSFTLDGMQAEKVAAELADKRINVLAGSHGGSRLLDALGVNDEGGAVTIGLAPYTTRREIDQFGRALAALG; this is encoded by the coding sequence ATGACTTACGACGTCGCGCGGGTCCGGGGACTGATCCCCTCCGTGGCCGACGGCTGGATCAACCTGGCTCCGCAGGCGGGCATGCTTGTTCCGGATTCTGTCTCGCGCGCGGTGTCCATCGGTTTCCGCTCGTCGTCGTTCTCCCACCTCGGCCGCCACGGCGCCGCCAAACGTAGCGCCGATATCCTGCACGATGCCCGGGTGGCGGTCGCGGATCTGGTCGGCGCGGACCCGAGCGGGGTCGTACTGGGGCCCGATCGTGCCGTACTGCTCGCCTGGCTCGCCGAATCCTTGAGTTCCCGGCTGGGCCTGGGTACCGGGATCGTGCTGTCCCGGCTGGACGACGAGGCGAATGTGGCGCCCTGGCTGCGGATAGCCAACCGCTACGGGGCGCATGTGCGCTGGGCCGAGGTGGAGATCGAGACCTGCGAGATGCCGGCCTGGCAGTTCGAGGAGCTCATCGGGCCCACCGCGCGGCTGGTCGCGATCACCGCGGCGTCCCCGATCGTCGGGTCGGCGCCCTCGGTGCGGGTGGCAGCCGAACGGGTGCACGAGGTCGGCGGACTGCTGGTCGCCGACGCGGTCGGGGCCGCCCCGTACGCACTGATCGGTATCGACGATCTGAACGCGGATGTGGTGGCGTTGAGCGCACCGAGTTGGGGCGGGCCGCAGGTCGGCGCGCTCGTCTTCCGCGACCCCGCTTTCCTGGACCGGATCCCCTCCATGGCGTTGAATCCGTACGCGAAGGGCCCCGAACGGCTCGAGGTCGGCGGGCACCAGTACGCGCTGCTCGCCGGGCTCACCACCTCGATCGACTATCTGGCGGGGCTCGACGAACGGGCCGCGGGCACCCGCCGGGAGCGACTGGAACTGTCGATCACCTCGTTGCAGGACTACCACGACCAGCTGTTCGATCATCTGATGAGCACCCTGGAGAAGATCACCGGACTGACGGTGATCGGCCGGGCCTCCACCCGGATCCCGACGGTCAGTTTCACCCTCGACGGGATGCAGGCCGAGAAGGTCGCCGCCGAACTGGCCGATAAGCGCATCAATGTGCTCGCCGGGTCGCACGGCGGCAGCCGGTTACTGGACGCACTGGGTGTGAACGACGAGGGCGGCGCGGTGACCATCGGTCTCGCGCCGTACACGACTCGCCGGGAAATCGATCAGTTCGGCCGGGCCCTGGCCGCGCTCGGCTGA
- a CDS encoding bacterial proteasome activator family protein — protein sequence MTQSDDASDPVVVIGPEGRPLVLPAGAATSASFPGREAPEQDATDRDNSESLADMVEQPAKVMRIGTMIKQLLEEVRAAPLDDASRTRLAEIHKSSIRELEQGLAPELREELERLALPFGADAVPSDAELRIAQAQLVGWLEGLFHGIQTALFAQQMAARAQLEQMRQGALPPGIHAADVRGGQPGQSIGGTGQYL from the coding sequence ATGACGCAATCGGATGACGCATCGGATCCCGTTGTCGTGATCGGCCCCGAAGGCCGACCGCTGGTGCTGCCCGCGGGCGCCGCGACGAGCGCGTCGTTCCCCGGCCGGGAGGCCCCCGAGCAGGACGCGACCGACCGCGACAACTCCGAATCGCTGGCCGATATGGTCGAACAGCCGGCCAAGGTCATGCGGATCGGGACCATGATCAAACAGCTGCTCGAGGAGGTGCGGGCCGCACCGCTCGACGACGCCAGCCGGACCCGGCTGGCCGAGATCCACAAATCCTCGATCCGGGAACTCGAGCAGGGCCTCGCGCCGGAGTTGCGCGAAGAGCTCGAACGGCTGGCCCTGCCGTTCGGCGCGGACGCCGTGCCATCGGATGCGGAACTACGTATCGCGCAAGCACAGCTGGTGGGTTGGCTGGAAGGCTTGTTCCACGGTATCCAGACCGCCCTGTTCGCCCAGCAGATGGCCGCACGGGCGCAGCTCGAGCAGATGCGCCAAGGCGCCCTGCCTCCAGGTATCCACGCCGCGGACGTACGCGGCGGGCAGCCGGGCCAGTCCATCGGAGGCACCGGGCAATACCTCTGA
- the wzm gene encoding galactan export ABC transporter permease subunit Wzm/RfbD produces MIAADPIESDSQSWTRAWRDIRDGFRQRELWLSLGWQDIKQRYRRSVLGPFWITIATGVQATAIGILYAALLGQPLTDYLPYVAVGLIVWNVINASILEGSDVFVANEGLIKQLPSALSVHVYRLVWRQILFFAHNSAIYFVVLALFGVWRDLHWTAVFAIPALVLLFLNAMWVSVLFGIFSTRYRDIAPILGSMTLMLFVLTPVMWNTKSLHEQGGQVAERARLAEVVPTYHYLEIVRAPLLGDDQKLYHWAIVGAITVVGWIAAAIALRKYRSRVPYWV; encoded by the coding sequence GTGATCGCCGCGGATCCCATCGAATCGGATTCGCAGTCCTGGACCCGAGCCTGGCGCGATATCCGCGACGGGTTCCGGCAGCGCGAACTATGGCTTTCCCTGGGCTGGCAGGACATCAAGCAACGTTATCGGCGGTCGGTGCTGGGTCCGTTCTGGATCACCATCGCCACCGGTGTGCAGGCAACCGCCATCGGCATTCTGTACGCCGCGCTGCTCGGTCAGCCGCTCACCGACTATCTGCCGTATGTGGCGGTCGGCCTGATCGTATGGAACGTCATCAACGCCTCGATCCTGGAAGGCTCCGATGTCTTCGTCGCCAACGAGGGGCTGATCAAACAGCTGCCGTCCGCGTTGAGTGTGCATGTATACCGGCTGGTGTGGCGGCAGATCCTGTTCTTCGCGCACAACTCGGCAATCTATTTCGTGGTGTTGGCGCTGTTCGGTGTCTGGCGCGACCTGCACTGGACCGCGGTGTTCGCGATACCGGCCCTGGTGCTGCTGTTCCTCAACGCCATGTGGGTTTCGGTGCTGTTCGGCATCTTCAGTACTCGTTACCGCGATATCGCGCCGATCCTGGGCAGTATGACGCTGATGCTTTTCGTGCTGACCCCGGTGATGTGGAACACCAAGAGCCTGCACGAGCAGGGCGGTCAGGTCGCCGAACGGGCCCGGCTTGCCGAGGTGGTGCCCACCTACCACTATCTGGAGATCGTGCGCGCGCCGCTGCTCGGCGACGACCAGAAGCTGTACCACTGGGCGATCGTCGGTGCCATCACCGTGGTGGGCTGGATTGCCGCGGCGATCGCGCTGCGCAAGTACCGTTCGCGCGTGCCCTACTGGGTTTAG
- the wzt gene encoding galactan export ABC transporter ATP-binding subunit Wzt/RfbE produces the protein MSDHVSIETRKAWVEFPIFDAKSRSLKKAFLGKAGGSIGRNQSDVVVVEALRDINLSLKEGDRVGLVGHNGAGKSTLLRLLSGIYEPSRGSARIRGRVAPVFDLGVGMDPEISGYENIIIRGLFLGQTRKQMMAKIDEIADFTELGEYLAMPLRTYSTGMRVRLAMGVVTSIDPEILLLDEGIGAVDAEFMKKARIRLQELVARSGILVFASHSNEFLAQLCDTALWIDHGQIRLHGGIEEVVRAYEGPDAGNHVATVLREIEAEKSGRGADEQAQQSADGERELENNTA, from the coding sequence ATGAGTGATCACGTGAGTATCGAAACCCGCAAGGCGTGGGTGGAGTTCCCGATCTTCGACGCTAAGTCCCGATCGCTGAAGAAGGCGTTCCTGGGCAAGGCGGGCGGTTCGATCGGCCGCAACCAGTCCGATGTCGTCGTGGTCGAAGCACTGCGCGATATCAACTTGTCGCTGAAAGAGGGCGACCGGGTGGGCCTGGTCGGCCACAACGGCGCAGGTAAGTCGACGCTGCTGCGGCTGCTTTCCGGGATCTACGAGCCCTCACGCGGCAGTGCCCGGATCCGCGGGCGGGTAGCGCCGGTATTCGATCTCGGGGTCGGGATGGACCCGGAGATCTCCGGATACGAGAACATCATCATCCGCGGCCTGTTCCTGGGGCAGACCCGTAAGCAGATGATGGCGAAGATCGATGAGATCGCCGATTTCACCGAACTGGGCGAATACCTGGCCATGCCGCTGCGCACCTATTCGACCGGTATGCGGGTGCGCCTGGCGATGGGTGTGGTGACCTCTATCGACCCGGAGATCCTGCTCCTCGACGAGGGGATCGGCGCGGTCGACGCCGAGTTCATGAAGAAGGCGCGAATCCGGTTGCAGGAACTGGTCGCCCGGTCGGGCATCCTGGTGTTCGCCAGCCATTCCAACGAATTCCTGGCCCAGCTCTGCGATACCGCGCTGTGGATCGATCACGGCCAGATCCGCTTGCACGGCGGGATCGAAGAGGTCGTGCGGGCCTACGAGGGCCCGGACGCGGGTAATCATGTGGCGACGGTCCTGCGGGAGATCGAAGCCGAGAAGTCCGGTCGTGGCGCCGACGAACAAGCACAGCAGTCGGCCGACGGCGAACGAGAACTGGAGAACAACACAGCATGA
- the glfT1 gene encoding galactofuranosyltransferase GlfT1, translated as MLPEVEYGPDAKIVAVVVTHKRRDLLAESLKAVATQSRAVDHLIVIDNGNEAEVAELVADQPIETTYLGSAHNLGGAGGFALGMLHALSLGADWVWLADDDGRPEGPEVLATLFDCARRHELVEVSPVVCDIDEPDRLAFPLRRGVVWRRLRSELGGEDFLPGIASLFNGALISAQAVDVIGVPDLRLFVRGDEVEVHRRLVRSGLPFGTCLQTAYLHPNGAAEFKPILGGRMHTQYPDDPVKRYFTYRNRGYLMSQPGMRKLLPQEWIRFSWFFLVTRRDPAGLREWFHLRSLGRNEQFQKPE; from the coding sequence GTGCTACCGGAGGTCGAGTACGGGCCGGACGCCAAGATCGTCGCCGTGGTGGTGACGCACAAGCGGCGTGATCTGCTCGCCGAATCACTGAAAGCCGTGGCCACTCAATCGCGGGCGGTCGACCATCTGATCGTGATCGACAACGGCAACGAAGCCGAAGTGGCCGAACTCGTGGCGGATCAGCCGATCGAGACCACCTATCTCGGTTCCGCGCACAATCTGGGCGGGGCGGGCGGTTTCGCACTGGGCATGCTGCACGCGCTGAGCCTGGGCGCCGACTGGGTGTGGCTGGCCGACGACGACGGCCGGCCCGAGGGGCCGGAGGTGTTGGCCACCCTGTTCGACTGCGCGCGGCGCCACGAACTGGTAGAGGTCTCACCGGTGGTTTGTGATATCGACGAACCGGATCGGCTGGCCTTCCCGCTGCGGCGCGGCGTGGTGTGGCGGCGGTTGCGTTCCGAACTCGGTGGCGAGGATTTCCTGCCCGGGATCGCCTCGTTGTTCAACGGCGCGCTGATCTCCGCGCAGGCGGTCGATGTGATCGGGGTTCCCGATCTGCGACTGTTCGTACGCGGCGACGAAGTCGAGGTGCACCGCCGGCTGGTGCGGTCGGGGCTACCCTTCGGGACCTGTCTGCAGACGGCGTACCTGCACCCCAACGGCGCGGCCGAGTTCAAGCCGATCCTCGGTGGCCGCATGCACACCCAGTATCCGGACGATCCGGTGAAGCGGTACTTCACCTACCGCAACCGGGGCTATCTCATGTCCCAGCCGGGTATGCGAAAACTGCTGCCGCAGGAATGGATTCGGTTCTCCTGGTTCTTCCTGGTCACTCGGCGCGATCCGGCCGGGCTGCGTGAGTGGTTCCATCTGCGCAGCCTCGGACGCAACGAACAGTTCCAGAAACCGGAATAG
- a CDS encoding SDR family oxidoreductase, whose translation MTATGDKPLSGRTMIMSGGSRGIGLEIAKRAAADGANITLIAKTDQPHPKLPGTIHTAAAELEEAGATVLPFVGDVRVDDSVAAAVRATTERFGGIDIVVNNASAIDLSPTDSLAMKKYDLMQDINCRGSFLLSKLCIPALRESAAAGRNPHILTLSPPLNLDPKWAGSSLGYTIAKYGMSLTTLGLAEELKSDGVGVNSLWPRTTIATAAVQNLLGGEEMVRTSRTPDIYADAAYLVLTSPATETTGNFFIDDEVLAGHGITDLDKYRVTPGDEPLTTDLFL comes from the coding sequence ATGACAGCAACCGGAGACAAACCGCTGAGCGGCCGGACGATGATCATGTCCGGCGGTAGCCGCGGTATCGGGCTGGAGATCGCCAAACGGGCGGCCGCCGACGGCGCGAACATCACCTTGATCGCGAAAACCGATCAGCCCCACCCCAAACTGCCGGGAACGATCCATACAGCAGCCGCGGAACTGGAAGAGGCCGGAGCGACCGTGCTGCCGTTCGTCGGCGATGTGCGCGTCGACGATTCGGTCGCCGCGGCGGTCCGGGCGACGACCGAACGGTTCGGCGGCATCGATATCGTGGTCAACAATGCCTCGGCCATCGATCTCTCCCCCACCGATTCGCTGGCGATGAAGAAGTACGACCTCATGCAGGACATCAACTGCCGCGGCAGTTTCCTGCTGTCCAAACTGTGCATTCCGGCGCTGCGTGAATCGGCCGCCGCCGGCCGCAATCCGCATATCCTCACCCTGTCCCCGCCGCTGAACCTCGACCCGAAGTGGGCAGGCTCCTCGCTGGGGTACACCATCGCCAAGTACGGGATGTCACTGACGACGCTGGGGCTGGCCGAGGAACTGAAATCCGACGGTGTCGGGGTCAATTCGCTCTGGCCGCGCACCACCATCGCGACCGCGGCCGTGCAGAATCTGCTGGGCGGTGAGGAGATGGTCCGTACTTCGCGGACCCCGGATATCTACGCCGACGCCGCGTACCTGGTACTCACCTCACCGGCCACCGAAACCACCGGCAATTTCTTCATCGACGACGAGGTGCTCGCCGGCCACGGCATCACCGATCTGGACAAGTACCGGGTGACACCGGGCGACGAACCGCTCACCACCGACCTGTTCCTCTGA
- a CDS encoding glycosyltransferase produces the protein MDQSAMQAVTETNDHAAVAPESLRAEHHRAPRRLVLARGIFTGPSAKISDELYAVVKGRATRDRMSLHLDKGSTAHTNTYFGRFAASYWQRWTVVTEVQTTMILQVGKHARVRIVASDIAGHRRIVGTAEVTASGPLTLTAPLDQFVDGGALWLEFEAVAGDLEISDLTWTATAPETVRPVAIAICTFNRAQDCAETIAALASDQTVLGSLDAVYVVDQGTDLVENRPLYQATRAMFGEKLRYIRQPNLGGAGGFTRGLYEVSAANEHADVILMDDDILCEPETVLRLQAFANLTVEPTLVGAQMLFLLNPDYLNVGAEDVHLHRLMHGQKVPKALRNTSMLKKNQERRVDAGYNAWWTCLIPAEVVKKIGLPLPIFFQWDDVEYGVRAREHGFVTVTLPNAAVWHADFYWKDFDDWARYFSTRNSLIVSAMHADLDPSTVTRQLFRNISEYLVGMQYGLVHTTLQGIEDFLAGPSILRDGGIEPLKRARTSRSDYTETMKHPAATPPVDASEIRVRRASGEPSRLLAVLIKRAIQQWTGRVQPGLVGITREDAHWWHVSLFDHVVVTDASQSGVRIRKRDKATARALLLRTVRVLRRLYKELPDLQQRYRAAHAELTSRENWERLYGIDSDPR, from the coding sequence ATGGACCAGTCGGCTATGCAGGCCGTTACCGAGACGAACGATCACGCTGCGGTCGCGCCGGAGTCGCTGCGCGCCGAACATCACCGGGCGCCGCGGAGACTGGTGCTCGCCCGGGGCATCTTCACCGGACCCTCGGCGAAGATCAGCGACGAACTGTATGCGGTGGTCAAGGGCCGTGCCACCCGCGACCGGATGAGTCTGCACCTGGACAAGGGCTCGACCGCGCATACCAACACCTACTTCGGTCGTTTCGCGGCCAGCTACTGGCAGCGCTGGACAGTGGTGACCGAGGTGCAGACCACGATGATCCTGCAGGTCGGTAAGCACGCCAGAGTGCGGATCGTGGCCTCCGATATCGCCGGGCACCGCCGGATCGTCGGCACCGCCGAGGTCACCGCCAGCGGCCCGTTGACGCTGACCGCGCCGCTGGACCAGTTCGTCGATGGCGGAGCCCTGTGGCTGGAGTTCGAAGCGGTCGCCGGCGACCTGGAGATCTCCGACCTCACCTGGACCGCGACGGCCCCCGAGACCGTGCGCCCGGTGGCCATCGCGATCTGCACCTTCAACCGTGCCCAGGACTGCGCCGAAACCATCGCCGCGCTGGCCTCCGACCAGACCGTCCTCGGCTCGCTCGACGCGGTGTATGTGGTGGATCAGGGCACCGACCTGGTGGAGAACCGGCCGCTGTACCAGGCGACCCGGGCGATGTTCGGGGAGAAACTGCGCTATATCCGCCAGCCCAATCTCGGCGGCGCGGGCGGTTTCACCCGCGGGCTCTACGAGGTGTCCGCGGCCAACGAGCACGCCGACGTCATCCTCATGGACGACGATATTCTCTGCGAGCCCGAGACCGTACTGCGGTTGCAGGCCTTCGCCAACCTGACAGTGGAGCCGACACTGGTAGGCGCGCAGATGCTGTTCCTGCTCAATCCCGACTACCTCAATGTCGGGGCCGAGGATGTGCATCTGCACCGGCTGATGCACGGCCAGAAGGTGCCCAAGGCACTGCGCAACACCAGCATGCTGAAGAAGAACCAGGAACGCCGAGTCGACGCCGGCTACAACGCCTGGTGGACCTGTCTCATCCCGGCCGAGGTCGTGAAGAAAATCGGGCTTCCGCTGCCGATCTTCTTCCAGTGGGACGATGTCGAATACGGGGTCCGCGCCCGCGAACACGGGTTCGTCACGGTCACACTGCCCAATGCGGCGGTCTGGCACGCGGACTTCTACTGGAAGGACTTCGACGACTGGGCGCGCTATTTCAGCACCCGCAATTCGCTGATCGTCAGCGCGATGCACGCGGATCTGGATCCGAGCACGGTCACCCGGCAACTGTTCCGCAATATCTCCGAATACCTGGTCGGGATGCAGTACGGGCTCGTGCACACCACCCTGCAGGGCATCGAGGACTTCCTGGCGGGCCCGTCGATCCTGCGTGACGGTGGTATCGAGCCGCTGAAACGGGCCCGGACCAGCCGCTCCGACTACACGGAGACCATGAAACATCCCGCGGCGACTCCTCCGGTGGACGCATCGGAGATCCGGGTACGACGTGCGAGCGGCGAACCGAGCCGTCTGCTGGCCGTGCTGATCAAACGGGCGATCCAGCAGTGGACCGGCCGGGTCCAGCCCGGACTGGTCGGGATCACCCGGGAAGACGCGCACTGGTGGCATGTATCGCTGTTCGACCACGTGGTGGTCACCGATGCCTCGCAGTCCGGGGTCCGGATCCGCAAGCGCGACAAGGCGACCGCGCGGGCGCTGCTGCTTCGTACGGTGCGGGTACTGCGCCGGTTGTACAAGGAATTGCCGGACCTGCAGCAGCGCTACCGCGCCGCGCATGCCGAACTCACCAGCCGCGAGAACTGGGAGCGCCTGTACGGGATCGATTCCGACCCGCGCTGA
- a CDS encoding GtrA family protein, translating to MSSGESTAAVAADAPTPRSLAERLRTGLRQSAAFLVVGVVGFLVDAGTYNLLVFNLGAWGGEGLLYSAPLPAKIIAIGVATVVTYFGNKWWTFAHKQSGSPVREYLSYAVINVIAIGLQLGCLGFSRYILDLSSALADNISGTLVGQIVAVVFRYWAYDKFVFTGDSDRETTNRATGVAD from the coding sequence GTGTCATCTGGTGAGTCAACGGCCGCTGTCGCCGCCGACGCGCCGACCCCTCGTTCGCTGGCCGAGCGGCTGCGGACCGGGCTGCGGCAGAGTGCGGCGTTCCTGGTCGTCGGCGTGGTCGGCTTCCTGGTCGACGCGGGCACCTACAACCTACTGGTGTTCAACCTGGGCGCCTGGGGTGGTGAGGGTCTCCTGTACTCGGCGCCGTTGCCCGCCAAGATCATCGCGATCGGGGTGGCCACGGTGGTCACCTACTTCGGCAACAAGTGGTGGACGTTCGCGCACAAGCAGTCCGGCAGCCCGGTCCGCGAGTACCTGAGCTACGCGGTGATCAATGTGATCGCCATCGGTCTGCAATTGGGTTGCCTGGGTTTCTCCAGGTACATCCTGGATCTGTCCAGCGCGCTGGCGGACAATATCTCCGGAACACTGGTCGGTCAGATAGTTGCCGTGGTGTTCCGGTATTGGGCTTATGACAAGTTCGTGTTTACCGGGGACTCCGATCGGGAAACGACCAACCGGGCGACCGGCGTGGCTGATTGA
- a CDS encoding glycosyltransferase, with product MESTEHSVSESSPEAAAMDYQAGPTLTPDRHSIAELRIAAVVPCHNEEASVAKVVTDLQTAVPGIVVYVYDNLSTDATAEKARAAGAIVRAERAKGKGNVVRRAFADIEADIYLMIDGDDTYEASAAPAMIETLLSGPYDHVLGVRKQDANGSAYRAGHETGNRVLNGVVGKVFGENVEDMLSGFRVFSRRFVKSFPAVSREFEIETELTVHSLHLRVPQTAVPVGFRDRPAGSESKLRTYHDGFKILALIIGLARHERPVAFYGLLGTVGWLVSVVLTVPIVIEYYDTHTVPRFPTLFLACTLLLVGFLAWTAGLILDGIRRSRHEASRLIYLRYEAPGAGTRPAATGDARPDPVAGDIR from the coding sequence GTGGAATCCACCGAGCACAGCGTGAGCGAGTCGAGCCCGGAGGCGGCGGCGATGGACTACCAGGCAGGGCCGACGCTGACGCCCGACAGACACAGCATTGCCGAATTGCGTATTGCCGCCGTGGTTCCGTGCCACAACGAAGAAGCTTCGGTCGCCAAGGTCGTCACCGACCTGCAGACCGCGGTGCCCGGAATTGTCGTGTATGTGTACGACAATCTCAGCACCGACGCCACCGCCGAGAAGGCCCGGGCCGCCGGGGCGATCGTTCGCGCGGAGCGGGCGAAGGGCAAGGGCAATGTGGTACGCCGCGCTTTCGCCGATATCGAAGCGGATATCTATCTCATGATCGACGGCGACGACACCTACGAGGCGTCCGCGGCGCCGGCGATGATCGAAACCCTGCTGTCGGGCCCGTACGACCACGTACTCGGCGTCCGGAAACAGGATGCGAACGGGTCGGCCTACCGGGCCGGGCACGAAACCGGGAACAGAGTCCTCAACGGTGTGGTCGGCAAGGTCTTCGGCGAGAACGTGGAGGATATGCTCAGCGGATTCCGGGTGTTCTCCCGCCGCTTCGTGAAGAGCTTTCCCGCGGTATCGCGCGAATTCGAGATCGAAACCGAACTCACCGTGCATTCGCTGCACCTGCGGGTCCCGCAGACGGCGGTCCCGGTGGGTTTCCGGGACCGGCCGGCCGGTAGCGAGAGCAAACTGCGCACCTACCACGACGGTTTCAAGATCCTGGCCCTCATCATCGGATTGGCCAGGCACGAGCGACCGGTCGCCTTCTACGGCCTGCTGGGCACCGTCGGCTGGCTCGTCTCGGTGGTGCTGACCGTCCCGATCGTGATCGAGTACTACGACACCCATACCGTGCCCCGCTTCCCCACCCTGTTCCTCGCCTGCACCCTGCTGCTCGTCGGATTCCTGGCCTGGACCGCGGGACTGATCCTGGACGGTATCCGCCGTTCCCGGCACGAGGCGTCCCGGCTGATCTACCTCCGCTACGAGGCGCCCGGCGCGGGAACGCGGCCGGCGGCGACCGGCGACGCCCGGCCGGACCCGGTGGCCGGGGACATCCGTTGA
- a CDS encoding DUF2142 domain-containing protein: protein MTADTETRPAGPEQAAGGSALTRSRRIGVVLMRRVGPATVAFTLLAGIFGLVFAVMSPPFWGHDELTQFGRAYQVAHRGLTPTRIEDDRGVSYGGEVPAAVEALMGYALNDYSHNPGEPYPDVADPGAYQRLGDAPITDERKIIWFTNTAAYSAVPYVPNAIGIRFAELIDADAGTMVRLTRLSGLAAYLLVVGFALWALRKHRIQWLAFTVAVLPIAVFQAGTVTADTLTNALAVLVSVLLVKGLFLGERLGRIETVAVLGTAILLPLCKPTYVLLAMLVVLIPAARMGLDGWRRRLTWACAALGAIGFAMWMKIAAPTGEGTSLMRPRDQWYTVDTGEQLTGIITGPFGFLRTFWESILRRDQEWFTEFFGELGFAYIDVPATAVVACLLAFAVSVGMAERFEQPDFRRTLVVALTMAASVAMIYVTLYMSFTPVGYYIIDGVQGRYFIPLAIVSFAVLLRWMPFRLRGPGDRAPGRYAAVTIVVAALISLTTSVAKYHIYVWA, encoded by the coding sequence TTGACCGCCGATACCGAGACCCGCCCTGCCGGACCCGAGCAGGCCGCGGGTGGTTCCGCCCTGACCAGGTCCCGTCGAATCGGGGTGGTGCTCATGCGCCGGGTGGGTCCGGCGACTGTCGCGTTCACCCTGCTGGCCGGGATCTTCGGCCTGGTGTTCGCGGTGATGAGCCCCCCTTTCTGGGGTCACGACGAACTCACCCAGTTCGGGCGGGCCTACCAGGTCGCCCACCGTGGCCTGACACCCACCCGCATCGAGGACGACCGCGGTGTCTCCTACGGCGGCGAGGTACCGGCGGCCGTCGAGGCCTTGATGGGGTACGCGCTGAACGACTACTCCCACAATCCGGGCGAACCCTATCCCGATGTGGCCGATCCCGGCGCCTACCAGCGGCTCGGCGATGCCCCGATCACCGATGAACGCAAGATCATCTGGTTCACCAACACCGCCGCCTACTCCGCGGTTCCCTATGTGCCCAATGCGATCGGTATCCGCTTCGCGGAGCTGATCGACGCCGACGCCGGCACCATGGTGCGCCTGACCCGGCTGTCCGGGCTGGCCGCCTACCTGCTGGTGGTCGGCTTCGCGCTGTGGGCGTTGCGGAAACACCGCATCCAGTGGCTGGCGTTCACTGTCGCCGTCCTGCCCATCGCGGTGTTCCAGGCCGGAACGGTCACCGCCGACACTCTCACCAACGCACTGGCCGTCCTGGTCTCGGTGCTACTGGTGAAAGGTCTGTTCCTCGGTGAGCGGCTGGGCCGTATCGAAACCGTCGCGGTGCTGGGTACCGCCATCCTGCTGCCGTTGTGCAAACCGACGTATGTGCTGCTGGCGATGCTGGTGGTGCTGATACCGGCCGCACGGATGGGACTCGACGGGTGGCGCCGCCGGCTCACCTGGGCCTGCGCCGCGCTCGGCGCGATCGGGTTCGCGATGTGGATGAAGATCGCCGCACCCACCGGCGAGGGCACCAGCCTGATGCGGCCGCGGGACCAGTGGTACACCGTCGACACCGGCGAACAGTTGACCGGGATCATCACCGGCCCGTTCGGCTTCCTGCGGACCTTCTGGGAGAGCATTCTGCGGCGCGACCAGGAATGGTTCACCGAATTCTTCGGTGAGCTCGGTTTCGCCTATATCGACGTGCCCGCCACCGCGGTCGTGGCCTGCCTGCTCGCCTTCGCGGTGAGTGTAGGGATGGCGGAACGGTTCGAACAGCCGGATTTCCGGCGCACGCTGGTGGTCGCGCTGACCATGGCGGCCAGTGTCGCGATGATCTACGTGACGCTCTACATGTCCTTCACCCCGGTCGGCTACTACATCATCGACGGTGTGCAGGGCCGCTACTTCATTCCGTTGGCGATCGTATCGTTCGCGGTACTGCTGCGCTGGATGCCTTTCCGGCTCCGCGGTCCCGGCGACCGCGCCCCGGGCCGCTACGCAGCGGTGACCATCGTTGTCGCGGCATTGATCTCACTGACGACCTCGGTGGCGAAGTACCACATCTACGTCTGGGCGTGA